TCCGATAGTGGTTCCCCGGCTTACATCCACAACATTGTCTACATCAGCTTCAATTACAGGAGAATTTTCAACATCTGTGCGGCTGAATTTTACGCCAAAGTCAACAGGTGCCGGAAGAAAGGTAATTTTAACGGTTTTGCCGGTATGCAATCCAATCCCCTCGAGGCTGATTTCATGTTTAATAGTTAATTGATTTGTTGGCATATTTAGGTCTTTTCGCGAGAATCAGATAATTTTTCTAATTCAGATACTCTTTTTTCTAATTCGGGTAATTTCTTAAAAATTGCTTGTGCTCTTAAGTTTTCAATATAATCAAAGGCCGGACTTCCGGTTAAGGCTTTTCCTTCTTTTTTCACTGTTTTAGATACACCACTTTGTGCATTGATTTTTGTAAAAGGGGCAATTGTAATATGTCCGACGAATCCGGCCTGCCCGCCAATCATACAATTTTTACCAATTTTTGTACTGCCACTCACTCCCGCCTGGGCAGCAATAACAGTGTTTTCACCAATTTCCACATTATGGGCTATCTGTATTAAGTTGTCTAATTTACTACCTTTTTTTATAATAGTAGCCCCCAAAGTTCCTTTATCTAAAACGGTATTTGCTCCAACCTCTACATTATCTTCTATAATTACATTTCCAACCTGTGGGATTTTGTGAAAACTTCCGTTTGCAAGTGGTGCAAATCCAAATCCATCACTTCCGATTACAGCATTTGCATGTATTATGCAATCAGCCCCAATAATCGTATTGTCATATATTTTTACACCCGGGTAAATAATGGTATTGGGTCCGATTTTTACATTTTCACCAATAAATACCTGTGGGAAAATTTTTACATTTTCACTAATAGTGGCCGTATTTGAAATGTAGGTAAAGTCTCCAATATAACAGTCTTTAGGAAGCTCAACCTTATTTATTTGCGCATTAGCCGAGATCCCTTTCTTTTGCTTAATGACTGATTTTGAAAAATGTTCCAGAATCTTACCAAAAGAAAGGTACGGATTGGAACATCTGATGATTACGGCAGGTATATTTTCTTTTAAAGAGTAATTATCCGCTATTATAACTATGCCTGCCTTCGTTTTATAGAGCAGGTGTTCGTATTTCAGATTTGCCAGAAAACTTAAATCAGAATCTGTGGCATTTTCTAATGAAGCAGCGTTTTTTACTACTTTAGTTTTGTCTCCTTCGACTTTGCCTTCTATAAGTGCTGCTATTTCAGATGCTTCTAATTGCATGTTCAAAACTAAGAATTATTTTATTATCTCTTTATTCTAAGTGAATAATTTACTCTTTAAGTCAATATAAATTTCGGATAGCAAAGGTAATGTTTAGTAACCGTTGCAGACAAGGTATGGATGTTTAAATGATCACTTGCTTCTGCTATATCTATTAACTGCCCGTTTTTATAAAGAATTTCGATTTTCCCGCCACTTGGGTTATAAGCATTATTAGTTGTTTTGTCTTTAAAAACAAAGTACTCTGTATCTTCCATAGATATCTTTAGTTTTTCTGCAGTTTTCTTTTTATAATTCTCAATAATCTCCGGTTCTATCTTTACAATATCCATTTCAATGTGTAATAAATTTCTGTTTAAAATGCTTTTGCATAACTCAGACA
The Chitinophagaceae bacterium genome window above contains:
- the lpxD gene encoding UDP-3-O-(3-hydroxymyristoyl)glucosamine N-acyltransferase — translated: MQLEASEIAALIEGKVEGDKTKVVKNAASLENATDSDLSFLANLKYEHLLYKTKAGIVIIADNYSLKENIPAVIIRCSNPYLSFGKILEHFSKSVIKQKKGISANAQINKVELPKDCYIGDFTYISNTATISENVKIFPQVFIGENVKIGPNTIIYPGVKIYDNTIIGADCIIHANAVIGSDGFGFAPLANGSFHKIPQVGNVIIEDNVEVGANTVLDKGTLGATIIKKGSKLDNLIQIAHNVEIGENTVIAAQAGVSGSTKIGKNCMIGGQAGFVGHITIAPFTKINAQSGVSKTVKKEGKALTGSPAFDYIENLRAQAIFKKLPELEKRVSELEKLSDSREKT